Sequence from the Pontibacter pudoricolor genome:
CGAAGGCTTTAAAAAATATGAACTATAGATCCTAGCGACCTGAGTTGTTACTGTTGTTATTTTGCGTAGCGTTCTGGCGCTGCATTTGGTTTGGCTGGTTACGTTGCTGCTGCTGGAAAATCTCGAAGCGGCTAGGTGCCAGTTTGCGCGGAAAGTAGTTGTTAGACAGATCGGTGTCGGCAGTTTGTAGCATTGGGTCAAGCTCGAAGTTTACAACAGGCTTTTCAGTTACGAATACCTTGGTAATCTCTTCGTTGTTGTAGCGCCACACTTCTGCGGGTACGTTCACTATCTCGTTTGTGCCGTCTTCATAAGTCATCTTCACGATCAGTGGCATTACAAGTCCACCCAGGTTTTTGAAACCAACTTCATAAAAGTTAAGGCCTGAATCAAGCACTTTTTTCTGTTGCGGGGTTAAGCCGCTCAGGAAGCTTTGGTGACGCTGCTTGTCTGCTTCAGTTACGGCCAGCTCGTCGTAGCTATTATAAAAGTCATTCAGTTCAGGGCGTAGCTCCACACGGGTTTTCTTTATATCCTGCAGGTTGCGCTGCTGCGATAATGTCTGTGGTGCCTTGTTCTGCTCGGTACGTTTCTGGGCGCTAACAAATTCCGGGTTCTGCGAATCTATCGTATACCATTTTACACCTTCAATAGAGATGTCCGTGTGGTCTGTGGTATAGAACCAGCCTCTCCAGAACCAGTCAAGGTCAACGCCGGAAGCATCTTCCATCGTTCTGAAAAAGTCTGCCGGCATCGGGTGTTTAAAAGCCCAACGCTGCGAATATTCTTTAAAAGCATAGTCAAACAGCTCACGTCCCATTATCGTTTCGCGAAGAATGTTAAGTGCGGTGGCTGGCTTGCCATAGGCATTATTCCCGAACTGCAGTACAGACTCTGAGTTGGTCATGATCGGCACCTGCGTGTTCTTGGCGCTCTTCATATATTCAACTATATCAGCCGGTTCGCCACGGCGCGATGGATAATTACGTTCCCACTCCTGCTCTGCCAGGTACTGCATAAACGTGTTCAGTCCTTCATCCATCCAGGTCCACTGGCGTTCATCCGAGTTAATGATCATCGGGAAGAAGTTATGGCCTACTTCGTGAATGATAACTGTGATCAAACCATACTTAGTACGGTCAGAATACGTGCCATCCGGCTCCGGGCGGTAACCGTTAAACGACAGCATCGGGTACTCCATGCCACCAACCGGGCCGTGCACCGAAATAGCCACCGGGTAAGGATAGTCTATAGTGTGCTTTGAATAAACTTCCAGTGTATGTGCTACCGACTCGGTAGAGTATTGGCCCCAAAGCGGATTTCCTTCTTTAGGATAATACGACATAGCCAATACATTTTTACCGGCTACCTTCACGTTCATGGCATCCCAGATAAATTTACGGGAGCTGGCCCATGCAAAGTCGCGAACATTTTTAGCTGAGTATACCCAGGTCTTTTTGCCTTTGGCTTTGCTTTTCTCGGCTTGTGTAGCTTCTTCCTGCGTTACAACCAGTACCGGTTTGTCGGCTTTGGCAGCTTGTGCCCAGCGTTTCTGTTGCGTTGAGGTAAGTACCTGGCTGGCGTTCTGTAGCTCACCGGTAGCACCAACTATATGATCGGCAGGTACAGTAATGCTAACTTTATAGTCGCCGAAAGGTAGCGCAAACTCGCCGCTGCCCAAAAACTGCTTGTGCTGCCAGCCATTTACGTCATCATACACGGCCATGCGCGGGAACCACTGCGCCATTTCGTACAGGTAGTTACCATCTTCCGGAAAGAACTCGTAACCGGAGCGTCCACCCAAAGCTAACTGGTCATTAATGTTATGATTCCAGTCGATGCTGAAAGTAAAGCTTTGCTTCGGTTTCAGGTCAGAGGGCAGGTCAATACGCATCATTGTGTTGTTGATGGTGTATTTCAGCGCTTTGCCATTGCGGTCTTTTACTGTTCTGATTTTAAAACCTCCATCAAACTTCTCACGCGTCATGTACTCCACGGCTTGTAACGGCATCTTATCGTTAAGCGCGCCGGTACGGGTTGAGTTTGCCATCGAGTTTGGCTCGTAGATGTTCTGGTCCAGCTGCAGCCACAGGTAAGATAGTACGTCTGGCGAGTTGTTGGTGTAGGTTATAGTTTCAGAGCCGTTAATAGATTGGTTTTCGTCGTTCAGCTCAACTTTAATGTTATAGTCTGCACGTTGTTGCCAGTATTGGTGGCCCGGAGCGCCTGATGCCGAACGGTAGGTGTTTGGCGTAGGAAGCTCCTGCTGCAACTGCTTAAATTTAGACTGATCGGTGTTGCTCTGTGCCATAGTTGCGATAGGCGCAGCTGCTAATCCGAAAAAGACTAAACCTGTGAGTAGGTTTTTCATCAGAATTGTAAGTGAGTTAAGGTTAGTATAGTTGGTTGTATAAGGTAAAGTCTGTTAAAAGATATTGGTTTCCATCATCAAAATCAAGGAAATGCCTGCTACTGCGCTCGAAAGTACTATTATCCAGTCGCGGCGTTTGGCACTGAACAGGTTCAGCATCAGGAAAGCAGCGATCAGCAGCAGAAAAACGATCAGTAACTGACCCAGCTCAATACCGACATTAAACGCCAGTAGCTGCAGCCAGGTATCACTGTTTCGTCCTAAAAGTGATTTCAGGTAATTCGAGAAGCCCATGCCGTGAACCAGCCCAAAAAAGACAGCCATCAGGTTGTGCATCGAAAAGATGGTGTGTTGCTTGCTGGCAGCGCCTTTCAGCTTAAAAAAGTTGGTAACGCAGGTGATAAAGATAGTTACCGGAATCAGAAACTCGATCAGGCCGGTATCAAACTTGATGATATTGAATGTGGAAAGAGCCAGTGTGATGGAGTGGCCAATGGTAAAGCTCGTAACCAGTGCAATTACTTTTCGCCAGTCTCCTAAGGTATAGATGGCACACAAGGCAAAGAGAAAAAGCATGTGGTCGTAGGCTTTCAGGTTAAAAATATGATGGAAGCCCAGCTCCATGTAGGTGAAAAATACAGATGACAAAGTGATGAAAGTATAGGTTATGGTATAAGCTGAGCGGTAAATTACATGTTTAAACTTTTGCATGCAATAGGAGGGATAAGGGATAGCATACCAGAATAAAACAAGCAGATAAATTATGTGAAATAAAGGGCAGTATCTTCTGAAATTTAGTACCTTTTGGATATGTTACGGCACCTCGGAAATCGCAGGAATTTCAGGCACAACATTCGGTTGGCAGCTATCCTTTGCCTTACCGCCGGATTTGTTAACATTGCCGGCTTGCTTGCCTTTGCAGTACTTACCACCAATGTTACCGGCCATGTAGCTTACTTTGCCGAAAGCATGGCGCAAGGCGATATGAGGGCGGTCCGGATTATCGGGTTGTGGATGTTCCTTTTTCTGCTGGGCGCTTTTACATCGAGTTTTATAGTCGGGCGGGTTGGCCGCGACCAGGTATTTGCCTATACAATTCCCATTTTTATAGAGATTGCGATTTTACTGCTGAATAGTATTTACGGGTACAAATATGATGGTAGTATAGTGATGCGCGAAGTTTTTGCGGGTAGTCTGCTTTTTGCCATGGGCCTGCAGAATGCCATGGTCTCAATGATATCAGGCTCCGTTGTGCGTACCACGCACCTTACAGGTATTTTTACTGATCTCGGAATAGACCTGGCGGCAGCCACCTTACCTGTACACCTGCGAAAGCCCGGACTACAGAAACGTATCGTACTCCGGTTGGTTATTATACTTTTCTTTCTGGCAGGGGCCGTTGCCGGAGGCTATAGTTACACGGTATTACAGTATTACACTTTCCTGATTCCGGCCGGGCTGCTTATAGTTGCTATGTTTTATGACATATCGCGGGTCCGTATCATAAAACTATGGCGGCACTTGCGGCATTTATCTGCTACCCGGTAACTCATAAACTATAAGAAAGCGGCGCCGGTAAACCTCTGTTTGCAGGCGCCGCTTTCTTATAGTTTATAGTTAATCTACTGTGTCTTCAATGTTGGTGGCCATCTCGTAATGTAGGCGCAACGTTGGAATAGACTTAAGCGCGAAATCTTTTACTGCCGGGTTTGTTGCATTCATGCTCTTGGCCTCATACATAGCAATGTCATGTTTATGTGCTGTTTCCATCAGGTCCATGTACTTTTCGTCGTAGCCTGAGCCGGTATAGTTATTCAGTTCATCTATCATTTTCTGGTGCATTGGCATAATTACATCCGATACCGTTACGCCCACCTGCGAAGCAGCAGCCTGTAGCTCCTGGCTACTCTTTGTGTGATGGTCCACAATCATCTGTGCAAACTCCTTTACTTTCGCATCAGTGGCCTTTTGTAGTGCCATGTTGCTTAGTTGTAGTTCCATAGCGTTGCTGCTTGCTGCCGTTGATATAAATGTGGCGTCGTCCATATTGGTTATAGTTACAGCAGCGCCAGTGGTTTCTGTAGTTGTGGTTTTATTGCCGGTAGCCATATCATTGCCAGTAGCAGCCTCAGAGGTCTCTGTAGTGGTGTCAGTGGTTGTATCCGTTGTTGTATCGGAGCTTGTACACGCTGCACCTGCCAGCAAGGCTCCCGCAGCAAATAAGATAAATGTTTTTTTCATAGTTTTATAGTAAGTTGTTAATATTCAGATAATTATACGATTGGTGGGCACAGGGGTTCAGGGTAGAGATATGACTCAGTATGGTAGCTATAGTTTGGGGTTAGGTGCGCAATCGGAGTAACATCAACCAGATGCCTGTTTCAGGCATAATCTCTGGAGTTGCTGTAGCGGTAGTTCTACAGATCCTCCGCGAAACTGATTTCGTAAGCCGAAAGCTCGTGGTAGGGTAAAGAAAAAGCCCCACCAGATGGTGAGGCTTTTTGTGCTAAACTAAACTTTAAACTTATACTTATTCACCGGTCGGGATTTCTACATCCACGTTGTTAAACTGTATCTTGCCATTTTCCAGCACAGCTTCCACTACAGAGTCCTTGCTTATAGTTCCGGCCAGGATCTCTTTCGACAATTCGTTCAATACCTGGCGCTGCAGCACACGCTTCAACGGTCGTGCACCAAACTGCGGATCATACCCTTGTTCGCCCAGGTAATCCAGTACCTCATCAGTAGCAATAAGTCGGATACCGGCTTCGTCCAGACGATCCTGGATGTGGCTAAACTGTATGGTAACAATTTTGCGGATATCGCCACGGCTCAACGGACGGAACATCACCAGCTCATCAATTCGGTTCAGGAACTCCGGCCTTACCGATTTCTTCAGTAGCTCAAACACTTCATCCTTGGTACGCTCGATCACCTCATCGTGATTAATCTCATCCATCAGCTCAAAATTGCTCTGGATAATATGTGACCCGATGTTAGAGGTCATGATAATGATGGTGTTCTTGAAGTTCACCACGCGGCCTTTGCTATCGGTCAGTCGGCCATCATCAAGTACCTGCAACAGAATGTTAAATACATCCGGATGCGCTTTTTCTATCTCATCCAGTAGCACCACAGAGTATGGCTTGCGGCGCACGGCTTCTGTCAGCTGGCCACCTTCATCGTAGCCCACATAACCCGGAGGTGCCCCGATCATACGGCTTACGGCATGGCGTTCCTGGTACTCACTCATGTCGATACGCACCATCGCGTTCTCATCATTGAACAGGTAATCGGCCAGGGCTTTGGCAAGCTCGGTTTTACCCACACCGGTTGTACCTAAAAATATGAATGAACCAATCGGACGTTTCGGGTCCTGCATACCGGCACGGCTTCGGCGCACAGCATCCGAAATGGCTTCAATTGCTTCTTCCTGGCCTGCTACACGCTTGCCCAGTTCCTGCTCTAAGTGCAGCAGCTTTTCGCGGTCCGATTGCAGCATCTTGCTTACCGGCACACCGGTCCACTTAGCAACAATTTCGGCAATATCTTCAGAATTCACTTCTTCCTTCAGCATCGGGTTTTCGCCCTGCATCTGGTGTACCTGCTCCTGTAGTTCTTTCAATTTTGCTTCTGCTTCCTGAATCTTTCCGTAGCGCAACTCCGCCACGCGGCCATAGTCACCACTGCGTTCGGCCTGCTCGGCTTCCAGTTTATAGTTCTCAATGTTCTCTTTCTCTTTCTGGATGCCTTCAATAATCTGTTTTTCGTTCTGCCATTTGGCTTTCAGGTCATCGCGCTTGGTCGAAAGGTCAGCAATTTCTTTAGAGAGGATTGTTTCTTTGTCCTTGTCATTTTCACGACGGATAGCTTCGCGCTCAATCTCCAGCTGCATAATTCGTCGCTGAATCTCGTCCAGCTCTACCGGCAGCGAGTCAATCTCGATGCGCAGTTTCGCAGCTGCTTCGTCCATCAGGTCAATGGCCTTGTCCGGTAAAAAACGGTCTGTAATGTAGCGGCTCGATAATTCTACAGCAGCAATAATGGCGTCGTCTTTAATGCGAACCCCATGGTGTACTTCATACTTTTCTTTGATACCACGAAGGATAGAAATAGCATCCTGTACGCTTGGCTCATCCACCATTACCGCCTGGAAACGTCGCTCCAGCGCTTTATCCTTCTCAATATATTTCTGATATTCTTTCAGGGTAGTGGCACCTATGGCATGCAGCTCGCCACGCGCCAAAGCTGGTTTTAAAAGGTTTGCAGCATCCATGGCGCTTTCTCCGCCCGCACCTGCACCAATCAGCGTGTGAATCTCGTCGATGAAGAGAACGATGTCACCTTCGGCATCCACCACTTCTTTGATTACCGCTTTCAGTCGCTCTTCAAACTCACCTTTATACTTGGCACCTGCTACCAATAAGCCCATATCCAGGCTCATCAGCGTTTTGTTCTTCAGGTTTTCCGGCACGTCGCCCGATACGATTCGCTGCGCCAGGCCTTCAACTATAGCTGTTTTGCCAACGCCAGGCTCACCCAGCAGTACAGGGTTGTTTTTGGTACGACGGCTCAGTATCTGCAGCACACGACGTATCTCCTCATCCCGGCCAATAACCGGATCGATCTTGCCGCTGCGGGCCATTTCGTTCAGGTCGCGGGCGTAACGTTTCAGCGAGTTGTACTTGGCTTCGGCGTTCTGGTCGGTTACCTTGGCACCACCACGTAGCTCTTTAATGGCTTTCTTCAGGTCTTTCTCATTAAACCCAACATCCTTCATCAAACCAGCCACACGGTCGCGACCAGCCAATATGCCCAGCAGCATGTGCTCGATAGCTACATACTCATCACCAAACTCTTTCAGGTATGAGGTTGCTTTTTGCAAGGCTGCATTGGCATCGTTAGCCAGATACGGGCTGCCGCCGCTCACTTTTGGGTAACCGGCCACAATCTCGTCGAGCTTGGTATGCAGGATGTTACCGTTGATGTTTAGTTTCTGGAGCAGGAAGTTTGTTACATTCTCGTCTGTCTCCAGTATTGCTTTTAAAATATGCCCGGTTTCGATGGCCTGCTGCTGAAAGCCGCCTGCTATCTCGGTTGCCTTCTGGATGGCTTCCTGGGCTTTAATGGTATAGTTATTAAAATTCATATCGTTTTGCCTGTTTTTCCTATAGTTATAGTTTACGAGCTACACAGCAAAGGGTACACCAATGGTATTATGGTATGATTTTACTGAAATTATGGCAGGTAAATTTTATAAGTTTTTACATTATCCGGACAAATTGACCGCTTGATTAAGACTGTTTGCAATCTATAGTTTGAATCAGGTTTTCGAGAGAAGAACTATTTACTGAAGAGCAGTTTATACTGAGTAAACTATAGAACAAAGCACTACCCTGATAGTAAAAATAGAAAAAAGGGTGATATGTAACTGATAATTTTAAAACTATGGAAAAACGCACTTTAAATGAGAAAGCTGAAGTAAAGAACTTCGGTTCTCCGGATGAAGTAAGAAACTTTCCGAAAGGAAAACTGGAACTAATTAAAGTGGGTGGTGCTATAGTTGGTAAAGCTACCTTAGAGCCCGGTTGGAGATGGGCCGAATCCGTAAAACCTATCGCGAAAACAGACAGCTGCGAGGCGGCCCACTTCCAATATCATATAGCCGGCGTGCTGCGGGTACGAATGGACGATGGTACTGAGTTTGACTGTAAACCTGGTGATGTATCAACACTGCCCCCGGGACACGATGCCTGGGTTGTCGGAGATGAACCTGCTATTATAGTCGATTTTCAGGGAATGGCGGATTATGCCAGATCGCACTAACTCAGGCTTTCGTTTTAGTCTCTCTACTCTTTCCTGGCTTCGGTCATTTGGTTTTGTTCAGCTACGTGTGACCCGGGTGAGTTTGCTATAGTTACATAATAACAGAAGGCAGTCGGGAGGCTGCCTTCTGTTTTACAAACTAATATAACCTGCTTTATTCTTCTACTTCCAGTTCTACTGTTACCCGCAGCTCATCTTCTACTTTAAACAAACCTCCTATTTTCTTTGGTGTGGCTAATCCTATTTCAGAGAAATTCAGGCAGATGTTGCTTCTCAGCTTATGTATACCCTTGACAGTGCATGAAGTAAAGTTCACATTCTGCAGCGGTATTGTTTTGCCTCCCACCATCAGGTTCAGATCGCCTTTGTATCCTTTGCCTTCCCGCTTCAGGTAAACTACTTCAATTCTGGTGTACGGGTGCTGGCTAACATTCAGCGCTTTTGCAAAATCCTTATTCAGGAGTACGTTCCCACAGTCGAATTCTTTAACAGGTATGGCCAGTTTCAGCCTGTCTACCCGTGGAATCTGCCTGTTGAGTAAAAGTGTATCTTTCTGGGAGCTGCTGCTGGTGTACGCACAGTTTATAGTGCCCAGTGTCGTGCCTGCTGCTACGGTTATCTTATTGCCCGTGATCACGACAAACTCTTTTTTCTCAGGCAGTACCATTGTACTCAGCATTGATACAGCAACCAGAAAGATACGAACAGGTAACATGGTTTTAAGTGTTAGAAAGATATGGCACCCTCGATCATGAAGCCATCAAACTCGCCGCCGTGGCGGATATCAGAAGGAGCAAACCCTTTGTACTGTTGTTTTACATACTCAGCTTTGGCAAGTATATTTTTGGTTACAAACCAGCCGCCGCCTACCTGCACTCTGCTCAGGTTCACTTCGTTGTTTTGCACATTCGGTGCAGATGCCAGTGGTGCAAGGCGTCCTTCTACCACATTGTAGCGGCCTGCTACGTACAGGTTTTCGTTGCTTCCGAATCTGTAAACCAGGTCAGTTCCCAGTTGTCTCCAGGTGCGGTCAGTTGGTTCGTCGTTTGCACCTAATCTGCCTTTGCCTTTTGCCTGCTCAAAGTTACCGAAGAACTCCAGGCCGTGGAACTTCACGAACGGGTTGATAACCATGGCAGTAATGCTGTTGGTAAGGCCCGGGTTAATATGACCTGAAGTGAAGTGGGTAGCAGGTGTTACAGCTGCGCCGCTTGCCACTTTAGCAGGGTCCATTACCAGAAAGTAACGTGAGCCGGCACGGTCGCCACCGTAGAGCGTGTTTCGCACAGAGCCTGCAGTTGTATA
This genomic interval carries:
- a CDS encoding M1 family metallopeptidase; protein product: MKNLLTGLVFFGLAAAPIATMAQSNTDQSKFKQLQQELPTPNTYRSASGAPGHQYWQQRADYNIKVELNDENQSINGSETITYTNNSPDVLSYLWLQLDQNIYEPNSMANSTRTGALNDKMPLQAVEYMTREKFDGGFKIRTVKDRNGKALKYTINNTMMRIDLPSDLKPKQSFTFSIDWNHNINDQLALGGRSGYEFFPEDGNYLYEMAQWFPRMAVYDDVNGWQHKQFLGSGEFALPFGDYKVSITVPADHIVGATGELQNASQVLTSTQQKRWAQAAKADKPVLVVTQEEATQAEKSKAKGKKTWVYSAKNVRDFAWASSRKFIWDAMNVKVAGKNVLAMSYYPKEGNPLWGQYSTESVAHTLEVYSKHTIDYPYPVAISVHGPVGGMEYPMLSFNGYRPEPDGTYSDRTKYGLITVIIHEVGHNFFPMIINSDERQWTWMDEGLNTFMQYLAEQEWERNYPSRRGEPADIVEYMKSAKNTQVPIMTNSESVLQFGNNAYGKPATALNILRETIMGRELFDYAFKEYSQRWAFKHPMPADFFRTMEDASGVDLDWFWRGWFYTTDHTDISIEGVKWYTIDSQNPEFVSAQKRTEQNKAPQTLSQQRNLQDIKKTRVELRPELNDFYNSYDELAVTEADKQRHQSFLSGLTPQQKKVLDSGLNFYEVGFKNLGGLVMPLIVKMTYEDGTNEIVNVPAEVWRYNNEEITKVFVTEKPVVNFELDPMLQTADTDLSNNYFPRKLAPSRFEIFQQQQRNQPNQMQRQNATQNNNSNNSGR
- a CDS encoding HupE/UreJ family protein, which codes for MSSVFFTYMELGFHHIFNLKAYDHMLFLFALCAIYTLGDWRKVIALVTSFTIGHSITLALSTFNIIKFDTGLIEFLIPVTIFITCVTNFFKLKGAASKQHTIFSMHNLMAVFFGLVHGMGFSNYLKSLLGRNSDTWLQLLAFNVGIELGQLLIVFLLLIAAFLMLNLFSAKRRDWIIVLSSAVAGISLILMMETNIF
- a CDS encoding YoaK family protein — its product is MLRHLGNRRNFRHNIRLAAILCLTAGFVNIAGLLAFAVLTTNVTGHVAYFAESMAQGDMRAVRIIGLWMFLFLLGAFTSSFIVGRVGRDQVFAYTIPIFIEIAILLLNSIYGYKYDGSIVMREVFAGSLLFAMGLQNAMVSMISGSVVRTTHLTGIFTDLGIDLAAATLPVHLRKPGLQKRIVLRLVIILFFLAGAVAGGYSYTVLQYYTFLIPAGLLIVAMFYDISRVRIIKLWRHLRHLSATR
- a CDS encoding DUF4142 domain-containing protein, which translates into the protein MKKTFILFAAGALLAGAACTSSDTTTDTTTDTTTETSEAATGNDMATGNKTTTTETTGAAVTITNMDDATFISTAASSNAMELQLSNMALQKATDAKVKEFAQMIVDHHTKSSQELQAAASQVGVTVSDVIMPMHQKMIDELNNYTGSGYDEKYMDLMETAHKHDIAMYEAKSMNATNPAVKDFALKSIPTLRLHYEMATNIEDTVD
- the clpB gene encoding ATP-dependent chaperone ClpB — its product is MNFNNYTIKAQEAIQKATEIAGGFQQQAIETGHILKAILETDENVTNFLLQKLNINGNILHTKLDEIVAGYPKVSGGSPYLANDANAALQKATSYLKEFGDEYVAIEHMLLGILAGRDRVAGLMKDVGFNEKDLKKAIKELRGGAKVTDQNAEAKYNSLKRYARDLNEMARSGKIDPVIGRDEEIRRVLQILSRRTKNNPVLLGEPGVGKTAIVEGLAQRIVSGDVPENLKNKTLMSLDMGLLVAGAKYKGEFEERLKAVIKEVVDAEGDIVLFIDEIHTLIGAGAGGESAMDAANLLKPALARGELHAIGATTLKEYQKYIEKDKALERRFQAVMVDEPSVQDAISILRGIKEKYEVHHGVRIKDDAIIAAVELSSRYITDRFLPDKAIDLMDEAAAKLRIEIDSLPVELDEIQRRIMQLEIEREAIRRENDKDKETILSKEIADLSTKRDDLKAKWQNEKQIIEGIQKEKENIENYKLEAEQAERSGDYGRVAELRYGKIQEAEAKLKELQEQVHQMQGENPMLKEEVNSEDIAEIVAKWTGVPVSKMLQSDREKLLHLEQELGKRVAGQEEAIEAISDAVRRSRAGMQDPKRPIGSFIFLGTTGVGKTELAKALADYLFNDENAMVRIDMSEYQERHAVSRMIGAPPGYVGYDEGGQLTEAVRRKPYSVVLLDEIEKAHPDVFNILLQVLDDGRLTDSKGRVVNFKNTIIIMTSNIGSHIIQSNFELMDEINHDEVIERTKDEVFELLKKSVRPEFLNRIDELVMFRPLSRGDIRKIVTIQFSHIQDRLDEAGIRLIATDEVLDYLGEQGYDPQFGARPLKRVLQRQVLNELSKEILAGTISKDSVVEAVLENGKIQFNNVDVEIPTGE
- a CDS encoding cupin domain-containing protein produces the protein MEKRTLNEKAEVKNFGSPDEVRNFPKGKLELIKVGGAIVGKATLEPGWRWAESVKPIAKTDSCEAAHFQYHIAGVLRVRMDDGTEFDCKPGDVSTLPPGHDAWVVGDEPAIIVDFQGMADYARSH